The Prochlorococcus marinus XMU1408 region TCTGTTATTACTAAGACTGCTCCATAGCTATCACCACTAAGTCCTTTTAAATATTTATTTAAAAAGTATGGGATTAATATTGAAGTAATTAAACCTGATAAAACACAATTTATCAAAAATAAGCTATTAGTTAAATTTATTTGATTTAAAAATAAAAAAAATGTTATTCCTAAGCAAATGATTATTAAAGAAGGTCTTATTTCATACGATATTCCTTTCCAGTATTTTTGATGAAAAGACTTTGATTCTTTCTTAAATATGTATTCATAATTTCCTATAGCAAAAATTTGTGAGATTCTTCCCCAGAAGGCAGCCAAAGGAAAGGCAAAAGGTGCATAAAAACCAAGTTTGATTATTGCTGATATTTGAAGGATTAAAATGACTACTAAACTTTGCACTCCTATTGCCCCAACTCTGCTATCTTTCATTGCCGCAATTCGTTTTAATGGCCCTGCACCAATACCATCTGCAGTATCCATTAAGCCATCAATATGAAGACCACCAGTAAGGACTATGCTAATTGCAATTGATATCAAGGCGATAGAACTAATCGGCCAATTAAAGTAATTCAATAAAAGCCAAAAAAATGATTGTAAAAAGCCAATGAAAATCCCTATCAAAGGAGCAAAACGTGCAATCCTTTTGAATTCAGGTTTAATTATTGGCCATTGAGGTAAAATCGTATAAAAAACCCATGCACCTGCAAGGTCATTTAGCCAGTTTTTAAAAATCAGAATTACAACCTCAACTGTTTCTTAGGTCTCAAATTAGTTATATAACTAATTTAAGTAATTGAATATTTAGGAATAATTGAAAAATCCCTTCTTTGATTTCCAAATAAAAAACAGATGTAATACGACATTAGCTCGTGTTGGTTCTTTTAAAACACCAAACGGAGTCGTAAATACTCCTAGGTTTATGCCAGTAGGGACTTTAGGAACAGTCAAGGGCGTTACATCTGAGCAGCTTAAGAAAACAGGAGCAGAGATGATTCTTGCAAATACTTTTCATCTTCATCTGCAACCTGGAGAAAAGATTGTTCAAGATGCAGGGGGACTACATGAATTTATGTGTTGGAATAAGCCAATACTTACTGACTCAGGAGGCTTTCAAGTCTTTAGTTTGGCAAAGTTAAATAAAATTGATGATGAAGGAGTTTCTTTTCAAAGTCCCAGAGATGGTAAACATATTTTTTTGAGTCCTGAAAAAGCTATTGAAATTCAAATGGCTTTAGGTTCAGATGTCGCCATGGCTTTTGATCAATGCCCCCCTTACCCTGCTAGTGAATCAGATGTTGAGGAGGCTTGTAAAAGGACTCATCACTGGTTGGAGAGATGTATAAATGCACATACCAAAAATGATCAAGCAGTTTTTGGAATAGTTCAAGGTGGGTGCTTCCCTCATTTGAGGAAATTAAGTGCAAAAATTGTCTCAGGATTCGATTTGCCTGGGATTGCTATCGGAGGAGTAAGCGTAGGTGAACCAATAAATCAAATGCACAAAATTGTCCGGGAAACCTGTCCTTTATTACCCCATGATCGACCTAGGTACTTAATGGGAATTGGAACCTTAAGAGAAATGGCAATAGCAGTAGCAAATGGTGTAGATCTGTTTGATTGTGTAATCCCCACGCGCTTGGGAAGACATGGGAGCGCATTAGTAAATGGGGAGACATGGAATTTAAGAAATTCTCGTTTTAAAGACGATTACAGACCGTTAGATTCATCATGTAACTGTGAAGCTTGTACTGGATATACAAGGGCATATATTCATCATTTAATTCGCAACAAAGAATTACTTGGTCTGACACTTTTGAGTCTGCATAATCTCACGCATTTGATCCGTTTTACAGGTGCTATGAGGCAAGCAATTATTGAAGGTTGTTTTTCAGAGGATTTCGCTCCGTGGCAGAGTGACTCTAAAGCGCGTCATACGTGGTAGCGTGCGTGCTTAATACGTCCATTATTTCTTAGGGATGGCACTGTTTAATCTCGACTTACTAGCTGAACTTCCGGTTGCTTACCAGGCTTTTGCACCAACAGTGGATGTACTTCCGCTTATACCTCTTTTCTTCTTTCTGCTTGTTTTTGTTTGGCAAGCGGCAGTTGGTTTTCGTTAAAAACGAAGTTTTTCTTCTGAACTTTTTAAAAAATTAAGTAATCGATTAAAGGTTCTTAATAAAATAAAACTTTTTCTCGAAATAAAAAATCGGGAAAAGTTTTATTTTTATTTTTATTTTTATTTTTATTTTTGAACTTGCTTATTTATATCCCTTTTCCCAGTGAAATGTCTTCACTTGGCATAGATACTGCTTTTTCAATTAAATCAGCTAGATGAAGCGCTCTTGATGCTTGAAGTCCTCCAACAGCAGGTTTCTCCTTGCCTCTAACGCATTGCAAAAAATGCTCCAGCTCTGCATACAACGGCTCGATAGAAGTTGTACTTACTTCTTCAATAAAACCATCGTTCCGATAAAGTAATTCACCATGATCTGCTGAATACCATTCATGAGCCTTTCTATGGATGTGAATATTGTGATTTAGGAAATCTGTTTCTATAAGACTTTGTTTGCAATGAGCGCTCAAACTTCTGATTTTTTTGTGACTCATTTTGCTCGCCGTCAGACTTGCAACGACCCCATTTTGAAATCCTAGTGTCGCGTTAACATAATCCATAGGACCATCTCCACTACATCCTCCAACTGCAGCAAGTCTGATCACTTTTGAATTTGCAAGTTCAATAACTAAATCAATATCGTGAATCATTAAGTCCAAAACAACTGAAACATCGTTAGCTCTCTCGGGATGAGGGCTATGCCTTCTTGCTTCAAGAACTACAACTTCTTCATTAGCAACTACTTTTGTTAATTCTCTAAAAGCAGGATTAAACCTTTCTATATGGCCAACTTGTAACAACTTTTTGGCATTATTTGATGCATTAATCAATGATGAGGCTTCGTCTTTATTTGCGGCTATAGGCTTTTCAATAAGAACATGTTTACCTGAACTTAGACATTCTAGACCTACTTTATGGTGAAATAATGTAGGTACAGCAATACAAACAGCTTCTACTTGATTTAATAAATCCTTGTAATTTTTATACCAAGTACAATTAAATTGCTCCATAGCCAATCTTCCTCGTTCTTCGTCTAAATCTGCTACTCCTATTAGCTCAGCATCTTTGAGAAGACTAAGTACTCTCGCG contains the following coding sequences:
- a CDS encoding adenosylcobinamide-GDP ribazoletransferase encodes the protein MLIFKNWLNDLAGAWVFYTILPQWPIIKPEFKRIARFAPLIGIFIGFLQSFFWLLLNYFNWPISSIALISIAISIVLTGGLHIDGLMDTADGIGAGPLKRIAAMKDSRVGAIGVQSLVVILILQISAIIKLGFYAPFAFPLAAFWGRISQIFAIGNYEYIFKKESKSFHQKYWKGISYEIRPSLIIICLGITFFLFLNQINLTNSLFLINCVLSGLITSILIPYFLNKYLKGLSGDSYGAVLVITETINLLILSIILFPN
- a CDS encoding photosystem II reaction center protein K; the protein is MALFNLDLLAELPVAYQAFAPTVDVLPLIPLFFFLLVFVWQAAVGFR
- the tgt gene encoding tRNA guanosine(34) transglycosylase Tgt, which codes for MKNPFFDFQIKNRCNTTLARVGSFKTPNGVVNTPRFMPVGTLGTVKGVTSEQLKKTGAEMILANTFHLHLQPGEKIVQDAGGLHEFMCWNKPILTDSGGFQVFSLAKLNKIDDEGVSFQSPRDGKHIFLSPEKAIEIQMALGSDVAMAFDQCPPYPASESDVEEACKRTHHWLERCINAHTKNDQAVFGIVQGGCFPHLRKLSAKIVSGFDLPGIAIGGVSVGEPINQMHKIVRETCPLLPHDRPRYLMGIGTLREMAIAVANGVDLFDCVIPTRLGRHGSALVNGETWNLRNSRFKDDYRPLDSSCNCEACTGYTRAYIHHLIRNKELLGLTLLSLHNLTHLIRFTGAMRQAIIEGCFSEDFAPWQSDSKARHTW
- a CDS encoding Gfo/Idh/MocA family protein; the encoded protein is MKTISKTNENIIPVKVGVIGIGNMGWHHARVLSLLKDAELIGVADLDEERGRLAMEQFNCTWYKNYKDLLNQVEAVCIAVPTLFHHKVGLECLSSGKHVLIEKPIAANKDEASSLINASNNAKKLLQVGHIERFNPAFRELTKVVANEEVVVLEARRHSPHPERANDVSVVLDLMIHDIDLVIELANSKVIRLAAVGGCSGDGPMDYVNATLGFQNGVVASLTASKMSHKKIRSLSAHCKQSLIETDFLNHNIHIHRKAHEWYSADHGELLYRNDGFIEEVSTTSIEPLYAELEHFLQCVRGKEKPAVGGLQASRALHLADLIEKAVSMPSEDISLGKGI